Proteins from one Papaver somniferum cultivar HN1 unplaced genomic scaffold, ASM357369v1 unplaced-scaffold_158, whole genome shotgun sequence genomic window:
- the LOC113337152 gene encoding uncharacterized protein LOC113337152, whose translation MQGQFASPSARIAAQHGDPVSWWLSYGAEYSSLQKIAVEILSQINTSSGSERNWSVFERINTKLRNSLLSSRLNDLVYVRYNFKLEQQTIKGKGRRHNIDVHDLHSLLRDDNMLYWIAGEDETPVLPQEEQWLNMLEEEAVNNPERVPLPYNWHDPELQIPYERLPVSDFVYDFGNLSFGENAQCYENVNPTYDSRYTSDRYDHGVQHMK comes from the coding sequence ATGCAAGGtcaatttgcatcaccatcagcacGTATTGCAGCTCAACATGGTGATCCTGTAAGTTGGTGGTTATCTTATGGTGCTGAGTATTCATCCCTCCAAAAGATTGCAGTAGAGATATTAAGTCAAATAAATACATCGTCTGGATCagagaggaattggagtgtgtttgaaagaatcaACACCAAATTACGCAATAGTTTACTTTCATCGAGATTAAATGATCTGGTGTATGTACGGTACAATTTCAAGTTGGAGCAACAAACAATTAAAGGTAAAGGAAGGAGACATAACATTGATGTTCACGACCTTCATAGTCTATTGAGGGATGACAATATGCTTTACTGGATAGCGGGGGAAGATGAAACACCGGTTTTACCTCAAGAAGAACAGTGGTTAAATATGCTGGAAGAGGAGGCCGTTAATAATCCAGAGCGTGTCCCTCTACCATACAACTGGCATGATCCTGAACTTCAAATCCCATACGAAAGGTTACCGGTGAgtgactttgtttatgactttggtaatCTTTCATTTGGAGAAAATGCACAATGTTATGAGAATGTGAATCCAACATATGATTCTCGTTACACTTCCGATCGCTATGACCATGGTGTTCAACATATGAAGTAA
- the LOC113337125 gene encoding uncharacterized protein LOC113337125, whose protein sequence is MEKFGKSKICREKVDYSVGRFFYVNDILFNVTNSSQYHEAFNAVANFVQSYRVPSAYKLSNPILTSEQQRIEKDMVSVQRHYWREYGCTLMSDGWKSKNNRTTVNFLVYSGSGITFLKSVDIEHNRLTTKYLLTLFKDVIDDVGSRNIVQLVTDQGSQFKVAGKRLASEYDTFFWVPCAAHVLDLMLEDIESLC, encoded by the exons ATGGAAAAATTTGGCAAAAGCAAAATATGTCGGGAAAAAGTAGATTATTCTGTTGGACGTTTTTTCTATGTCAATGATATTCTCTTCAATGTGACTAACTCATCTCAGTACCACGAGGCATTCAATGCAGTTGCAAATTTCGTCCAATCCTATAGAGTTCCATCAGCTTATAAGTTGTCGAATCCCATATTAACTTCAGAACAACAAAGGATTGAAAAAGATATGGTGTCTGTCCAACGACATTACTGGAGAGAATATGGTTGTACACTCATGTCTGATGGTTGGAAAAGCAAAAACAACCGTACGACTGTAAACTTTTTAGTTTACAGTGGTAGTGGAATTACGTTTTTGAAAAGTGTCGATATAGAACATAATCGGTTGACAACAAAGTATTTACTTACTTTGTTCAAGGACGTTATTGATGATGTCGGTTCGAGAAATATTGTTCAATTAGTAACAGATCAAGGATCTCAATTCAAAGTTGCAG GTAAGAGATTGGCATCAGAATATGAcacatttttctgggttccttgtGCTGCTCACGTATTGGATTTGATGTTGGAAGATATAGAATCCCTTTGTTAA